A portion of the Phyllopteryx taeniolatus isolate TA_2022b chromosome 15, UOR_Ptae_1.2, whole genome shotgun sequence genome contains these proteins:
- the LOC133465216 gene encoding aryl hydrocarbon receptor-like has protein sequence MQGNVGVYAVKRRKKPTQKNAAPPPVKTNPSKRHRDRLNVELERLTSLLPFSEDVRNRLDKLSVLRLSVGYLKVKSYFHTHRRNGTPLPPPDGRTQSVSQDGVGFSEGELLLKSLNGFVLVVTGDGTIFYTSPTVQDYLGFHQSDVVQHSVFDLIHIDDREMFNCQLKLGVHLSETGADATVKAAKSSSNSLLPPENSFFLERNFCCRLRCLLDNTSGFLALKFSSHLKYLRDDAGPEGNPLLALFAIATPIQPPPVMEIRTRTLIFQTKHRMDFAPMAVDTRGKLVLGYSETELITPRSGYQFVHAADMMYCADNHLKMIKTGDSGFTFFRLLTKTGQWLWVQATARVVFKDGRPDFIIARQKPLTNEEGEEHLQQRRQQLPFNLATGEGVLYDLSLDAFTIPGPAGTEEPPAKNHLDPSSILGSLHRQDRSLYSQKPVTQVPVFSRIDETDLDQPLERAFSDSHALLSVPGQLEETPGSGGFTAHPMLDSLEQILGDLAEASLDGLEVEQRELRDWENTLVRMNQDRELDQILANDIFSYVEEALGMKTSGGERSLLASPDSSRPFDYGQEVLPGILFSGVAPSPNAHVGHWPASSGPHHQGIPTRSCSFETTWPPSMLTSNTELQWAHSNPSQQAAWPHPHVDAKGPQLYGSCMYEQLANSGPPVPQRPPFSGQVHFEAPNTGFAPPHVVRPSASTIGQTQPPAFGDMSEADVSRPKRAPENGALESTFFCWNGQAQMPKVALNPYDFPVHPPGSLNISQNTGP, from the exons ATGCAGGGAAATGTCGGCGTCTACGCCgtgaagaggaggaaaaagccCACTCAGAAGAA TGCCGCACCGCCACCCGTGAAGACCAATCCGTCCAAGCGGCACCGGGACCGCCTCAACGTGGAGCTGGAGCGCCTGACCAGCCTGCTGCCTTTCTCCGAGGACGTCCGCAACCGCCTGGACAAGCTGTCGGTGCTGCGGCTCAGTGTGGGATACCTCAAAGTCAAGAGTTACTTCCACA CGCACCGCAGAAATGGAACGCCGCTTCCTCCCCCCGACGGCAGGACACAGTCGGTGTCGCAAGACGGCGTCGGCTTCTCTGAGGGCGAGCTCCTCCTCAAG TCGCTCAACGGCTTCGTCTTGGTGGTGACTGGCGACGGCACCATTTTTTACACTTCGCCCACCGTTCAGGACTACCTGGGGTTCCATCAG TCCGACGTGGTGCAGCATAGCGTCTTTGACCTCATCCACATCGACGACAGAGAAATGTTCAACTGCCAGCTGAAGCTGGGCGTCCACCTCAGCGAGACTGGAGCGGACGCCA CCGTAAAAGCGGCCAAGAGCAGCTCAAACAGTCTCCTGCCTCCGGAGAACTCCTTCTTCCTGGAGAGGAACTTCTGCTGTCGCCTCCGTTGCCTCCTGGACAACACGTCTGGATTCTTG GCTTTAAAATTCTCCAGCCATCTGAAGTACTTGCGGGACGACGCCGGCCCCGAGGGGAACCCTCTGCTCGCCCTGTTTGCCATCGCCACGCCCATACAGCCGCCGCCCGTCATGGAGATCCGCACCAGGACACTCATTTTTCAAACCAAGCACCGGATGGACTTTGCCCCCATGGCCGTGGACACCAG GGGCAAGCTGGTGTTGGGTTACTCGGAGACGGAGTTGATCACCCCGCGTTCCGGCTATCAGTTTGTGCACGCCGCCGACATGATGTACTGCGCCGACAACCACCTCAAGA TGATCAAGACGGGAGACAGCGGCTTTACTTTCTTCCGGCTGCTCACCAAGACGGGACAGTGGTTGTGGGTACAAGCCACCGCCCGCGTCGTCTTCAAAGACGGACGGCCCGACTTCATCATCGCCCGCCAGAAACCTCTAAC GAATGAAGAGGGAGAGGAACACCTTCAGCAGAGAAGACAGCAACTGCCATTCAACTTAGCCACGGGAGAAGGTGTCCTGTACGATCTTTCCCTAGATGCTTTCACCATCCCGGGGCCTGCCGGCACCGAGGAGCCCCCGGCGAAAAATCATCTGGATCCCAGCTCCATCCTGGGATCCTTACACCGCCAGGACCGCTCACTTTATTCCCAGAAGCCCGTCACCCAAGTCCCCGTCTTCTCCCGCATAGACGAGACTGATCTGGATCAGCCCCTGGAGCGAGCCTTTTCGGACAGCCACGCTCTGCTCAGCGTTCCGGGTCAGCTGGAAGAGACGCCCGGCTCCGGGGGCTTCACCGCGCACCCCATGCTGGACTCGCTGGAGCAGATCCTGGGAGACCTAGCCGAGGCCAGTCTGGACGGTCTAGAGGTGGAGCAGCGCGAGCTGAGAGACTGGGAGAACACGTTGGTGAGGATGAACCAAGACAGAGAACTGGATCAGATCCTGGCCAACGACATCTTCTCCTATGTGGAGGAGGCCCTCGGGATGAAAACCTCGGGAGGGGAAAGATCTCTTCTGGCTTCCCCGGACTCTTCGAGGCCGTTCGACTACGGACAGGAAGTTCTTCCTGGCATTTTGTTTTCCGGTGTAGCGCCCTCTCCCAACGCTCATGTGGGACATTGGCCCGCGAGCAGCGGTCCTCACCACCAAGGGATTCCCACCCGCTCCTGCAGCTTTGAAACAACTTGGCCACCTTCAATGTTGACCTCCAACACTGAGCTACAGTGGGCACACTCGAATCCTTCCCAACAAGCCGCGTGGCCTCATCCCCACGTGGATGCGAAGGGCCCACAGTTGTACGGCAGCTGCATGTATGAACAGCTGGCAAACTCTGGCCCTCCTGTTCCGCAGAGGCCCCCGTTCAGTGGGCAAGTCCACTTTGAGGCGCCAAACACGGGCTTCGCTCCACCGCACGTGGTCCGGCCCTCCGCCTCCACCATTGGCCAGACGCAACCACCCGCATTCGGCGACATGTCCGAGGCGGACGTTTCCCGACCCAAACGTGCACCAGAAAACGGAGCATTGGAGTCCACCTTCTTCTGCTGGAACGGTCAAGCTCAG ATGCCTAAAGTTGCCCTGAACCCGTACGACTTCCCGGTGCATCCCCCCGGGAGCCTCAACATTTCCCAAAACACCGGCCCCTAA
- the si:ch73-234b20.5 gene encoding vesicle-associated membrane protein 8, translating to MAEHSVPSTGSASKLEDVQGQVNEVKVILKDNIDKVLERGDRLDDLIGKTGDLQASADSFQRTSTRVARKYWWKNIKMLIIIGVIVLVVFILIILAATNVI from the exons ATG GCTGAGCATAGCGTACCGTCGACCGGCTCTGCCTCCAAGCTGGAAGACGTGCAAGGTCAAGTGAATGAGGTGAAGGTCATTCTGAAGGACAACATCGACAAGGTGCTGGAGCGAGGAGACCGCCTGGACGACCTGATTGGCAAAACCGGAGACCTGCAGGCGTCG gcCGACTCGTTCCAAAGAACCTCCACGCGGGTGGCCAGGAAGTACTGGTGGAAAAACATCAAAATGCTCATCATCATCGGCGTGATCGTGCTGGTcgtcttcatcctcatcatcctcgcCGCAACCAACGTCATATAA